A single Rhodomicrobium lacus DNA region contains:
- a CDS encoding group II truncated hemoglobin, whose translation MTKIGGAQTVDRIIEEFFKRMDALPQARSVRDLHREDLAQTKGVMKRYFSEWLNRPAGISTALGQAGLASRHATMPIGAHERDAWMQCMREALQAVVTDEKIRLELEERLYQLADHLRNDEEK comes from the coding sequence TTGACCAAGATCGGCGGCGCTCAAACTGTCGACCGGATCATTGAAGAGTTTTTCAAGCGGATGGACGCGTTGCCACAGGCGCGCTCGGTTCGCGACCTGCATCGGGAAGACCTCGCGCAAACGAAGGGCGTGATGAAGCGTTACTTCAGCGAGTGGCTCAACCGGCCTGCGGGGATATCAACGGCGCTTGGGCAAGCCGGTCTGGCGTCACGCCATGCCACCATGCCGATCGGGGCCCACGAGCGCGACGCCTGGATGCAATGCATGCGGGAAGCCCTGCAAGCTGTGGTGACGGATGAAAAGATCCGCCTGGAACTGGAAGAACGGCTTTATCAACTCGCGGATCATCTCCGCAACGACGAGGAAAAATAG
- a CDS encoding response regulator: MRIGVDTSRTDNKRVFVVSGDEVTSAILTFMLTDGNETHELRDIDAAFEKGAEWKPDLIIVDASLVKGRGLSVLQDIADRLPGAKVAVVVEETDAGDAKAWIGAGAHAIIPKPLTIEAVRRHADILLGRVSAKPKVQLFPRVPRTSPGV; the protein is encoded by the coding sequence ATGCGCATCGGCGTCGACACATCGCGAACGGATAACAAGCGCGTCTTCGTCGTATCGGGCGATGAAGTAACGAGCGCGATCCTGACGTTCATGCTGACAGACGGAAACGAAACGCACGAGTTGCGCGACATCGATGCGGCCTTCGAGAAGGGGGCGGAATGGAAACCCGATCTCATCATCGTCGATGCCTCTCTGGTTAAAGGCCGGGGGCTGTCCGTTCTTCAGGATATCGCCGATCGCCTTCCCGGTGCGAAAGTCGCCGTCGTCGTTGAAGAGACGGATGCCGGAGATGCGAAAGCGTGGATCGGCGCGGGCGCGCATGCGATCATTCCCAAGCCGCTGACCATCGAGGCCGTCCGCCGTCATGCCGACATCCTGCTTGGCCGCGTCAGCGCGAAACCGAAGGTGCAGCTCTTTCCGCGCGTTCCAAGGACGAGCCCCGGTGTGTGA
- the nifH gene encoding nitrogenase iron protein, with translation MALRQIAFYGKGGIGKSTTSQNTLAALAEMGNKILIVGCDPKADSTRLILHAKAQDTILSLAAEHGSVEDLELEDVMKIGYRNIKCTESGGPEPGVGCAGRGVITAINFLEENGAYDDVDYVSYDVLGDVVCGGFAMPIRENKAQEIYIVMSGEMMAMYAANNISKGILKYANAGGVRLGGLVCNERKTDKEFELASSLAEKLGTKLIHFVPRDNIVQHAELRRMTVIEYAPDSTQAGHYRTLATKVHANAGNGAIPTPITMDELEDLLMEHGILEQVDESIVGKTAAELAA, from the coding sequence ATGGCATTGCGCCAAATCGCATTCTACGGAAAGGGCGGTATCGGTAAATCGACTACCTCCCAAAACACGCTCGCGGCGCTCGCCGAGATGGGGAACAAGATCCTCATCGTCGGTTGCGATCCGAAAGCTGACTCGACCCGCCTTATCCTCCACGCAAAGGCGCAGGACACCATCCTGAGCCTTGCGGCTGAGCACGGCTCTGTCGAGGATCTCGAACTCGAAGACGTGATGAAGATCGGCTATCGCAACATCAAGTGCACCGAGTCGGGCGGCCCGGAGCCGGGAGTTGGCTGCGCCGGTCGTGGCGTTATCACCGCCATCAACTTCCTCGAAGAGAACGGCGCTTACGACGACGTGGACTACGTCTCCTACGACGTGCTCGGCGACGTGGTGTGCGGCGGCTTCGCGATGCCCATTCGCGAAAACAAGGCGCAGGAAATCTACATCGTCATGTCGGGCGAGATGATGGCCATGTACGCGGCCAACAACATCTCGAAGGGCATTCTGAAGTACGCCAACGCCGGCGGCGTGCGGTTGGGCGGCCTCGTCTGCAACGAGCGCAAGACCGACAAGGAGTTCGAGCTTGCTTCGTCCCTCGCAGAGAAGCTCGGCACCAAGCTCATCCACTTCGTGCCGCGCGACAACATCGTGCAGCACGCCGAACTGCGCCGCATGACCGTGATCGAGTATGCGCCGGACTCCACGCAGGCCGGTCACTATCGCACCCTCGCCACCAAGGTCCATGCGAACGCGGGTAACGGGGCCATCCCGACCCCGATCACCATGGACGAGCTTGAAGACCTGCTCATGGAACACGGCATCCTGGAACAGGTCGACGAGTCGATCGTCGGCAAGACGGCTGCGGAACTCGCGGCGTAA
- the nifD gene encoding nitrogenase molybdenum-iron protein alpha chain yields MSLGLAETEDLKARNKALVEEVLKVYPDKTAKRRAKHLGVYQDGKPDCGVKSNIKSIPGVMTIRGCAYAGSKGVVWGPIKDMVHISHGPVGCGQYSWGSRRNYYVGTTGIDSFGTMQFTSDFQENDIVFGGDKKLAKLMDEVQELFPLNKGLSVQSECPIGLIGDDIEAVSKKKSKEYGGKPIVPVRCEGFRGVSQSLGHHIANDAVRDWVFDKAEGKPARFDATEYDIAILADYNIGGDAWASRILLEEMGLRVVAQWSGDGTIAELEATPRAKLNVLHCYRSMNYVARHMEEKYGVPWVEYNFFGPTKIVESLRKIAAQFDDKIKENAEKVIAKYQPLMDAVIAKYRPRLEGKKVMLYVGGLRPRHVIGAYEDLGMEVVGTGYEFAHNDDYQRTTHYIKDGTLVYDDVTAYELEKFVEAIKPDLVGSGIKEKYVFQKMGIPFRQMHSWDYSGPYHGYDGFAIFARDMDMAINSPVWNLTKAPF; encoded by the coding sequence ATGAGCCTGGGACTCGCAGAAACAGAAGATCTGAAGGCAAGAAACAAGGCACTTGTTGAAGAAGTGCTGAAGGTTTACCCGGACAAGACGGCAAAGCGTCGTGCAAAGCATCTTGGTGTTTACCAGGACGGCAAGCCCGACTGCGGCGTGAAGTCCAACATCAAGTCGATCCCCGGCGTCATGACGATCCGCGGCTGCGCTTACGCAGGCTCGAAGGGCGTGGTCTGGGGTCCGATCAAGGACATGGTTCACATCAGCCACGGCCCGGTGGGCTGCGGTCAATATTCCTGGGGTTCGCGCCGCAACTACTACGTCGGCACGACCGGCATCGACAGCTTCGGCACGATGCAGTTCACCTCGGACTTCCAGGAAAACGACATCGTCTTCGGCGGCGACAAGAAGCTCGCCAAGCTGATGGACGAAGTTCAGGAGCTTTTCCCGCTCAATAAGGGCCTGTCGGTTCAGTCCGAATGTCCGATTGGTCTGATCGGCGACGACATCGAAGCCGTCTCGAAGAAGAAGTCGAAGGAATATGGCGGCAAGCCGATCGTTCCTGTCCGCTGCGAAGGTTTCCGCGGCGTGTCGCAGTCGCTCGGTCACCATATCGCGAACGACGCGGTTCGGGACTGGGTCTTCGACAAGGCGGAAGGCAAGCCGGCGCGTTTCGACGCGACGGAATACGACATCGCCATCCTCGCCGACTACAACATCGGCGGCGACGCCTGGGCCTCGCGCATTCTGCTTGAGGAAATGGGCCTTCGCGTTGTTGCGCAGTGGTCGGGCGACGGCACGATTGCCGAGCTGGAAGCCACGCCCCGCGCGAAGCTGAACGTGCTGCACTGCTACCGTTCGATGAACTATGTGGCGCGCCACATGGAAGAGAAGTACGGGGTGCCGTGGGTCGAATACAACTTCTTTGGCCCGACGAAGATCGTGGAGTCGCTGCGCAAGATCGCCGCTCAGTTCGACGACAAGATCAAGGAAAACGCCGAGAAGGTCATCGCGAAGTACCAGCCGCTCATGGATGCGGTCATCGCGAAGTATCGCCCGCGCCTCGAAGGCAAGAAGGTGATGCTGTACGTCGGCGGCCTTCGTCCTCGCCACGTGATCGGCGCTTACGAAGATCTCGGCATGGAAGTTGTCGGCACGGGCTACGAGTTCGCGCACAACGACGACTACCAGCGTACGACGCACTACATCAAGGACGGCACGCTCGTTTACGACGACGTCACCGCCTACGAGCTTGAGAAGTTCGTCGAAGCGATCAAGCCGGACCTCGTTGGCTCGGGCATCAAGGAAAAGTACGTCTTCCAGAAGATGGGCATTCCCTTCCGCCAGATGCACTCGTGGGACTACTCGGGCCCGTATCACGGCTACGACGGCTTCGCGATCTTCGCTCGCGACATGGACATGGCGATCAACTCGCCGGTCTGGAACCTGACGAAGGCGCCGTTCTAA
- the nifK gene encoding nitrogenase molybdenum-iron protein subunit beta — MVQNAENVVDHFQLFRGPEYREMFKNKRDKFENGTPEEEVNRVAEWTKTVEYQEKNFAREALTVNPAKACQPLGAVFAAVGFEGTLPFVHGSQGCVAYYRSHFSRHFKEPTSAVSSSMTEDAAVFGGLTNMVDGLANAYNMYKPKMIAVSTTCMAEVIGDDLNAFIKTSREKGSIPQDYDVTFAHTPAFVGSHITGYDNTMKGVVEYFWGGKAGLAPKLERTPNNSINFFGGFDGYTVGNLREIKRIFDLIGAEYTIIGDNSDVWDTPADGEFRMYDGGTKLEDVAKAVNAKATISMQEFSTEKTLDYIKTWGQETVALNHPLGVAGTDKFLQEVSRLTGKPIPDALKKERGRLVDAIADSHNHIHGKKFAIYGDPDLCLGLAAFLLELGAEPTTILSTNGGKTWEKKVRELLASSPFGKDCEVYAGKDLWHLRSLLFTRPVDFLIGNTYGKYLERDTGTPLIRIGFPIFDRHHLHRYPVWGYQGALNVLVWILDKVFSEMDAHSNVAGKTDISYDIIR, encoded by the coding sequence ATGGTTCAGAATGCAGAAAACGTCGTTGACCATTTCCAACTATTCCGGGGTCCGGAATACCGGGAAATGTTCAAGAACAAGCGCGACAAGTTTGAAAACGGCACTCCCGAAGAGGAAGTGAATCGCGTCGCCGAATGGACGAAGACGGTTGAATACCAGGAGAAGAACTTCGCTCGCGAAGCTCTGACCGTCAACCCGGCGAAGGCTTGCCAGCCTCTCGGCGCGGTGTTCGCCGCGGTCGGCTTCGAAGGCACGCTTCCCTTCGTCCACGGCTCGCAGGGCTGCGTGGCTTACTATCGCTCGCACTTCTCGCGTCACTTCAAGGAGCCGACTTCCGCGGTTTCCTCATCGATGACGGAAGACGCGGCGGTGTTCGGCGGTCTCACCAACATGGTGGACGGCCTCGCCAACGCCTACAACATGTACAAGCCGAAGATGATCGCGGTTTCCACCACCTGCATGGCGGAAGTCATCGGCGACGACCTGAACGCCTTCATCAAGACCTCGCGCGAGAAGGGTTCGATCCCGCAGGACTACGATGTGACGTTCGCCCATACGCCCGCGTTCGTCGGCAGCCACATCACCGGCTACGACAACACCATGAAGGGCGTGGTCGAATATTTCTGGGGCGGCAAGGCCGGTCTCGCGCCGAAGCTTGAGCGCACCCCGAACAACTCGATCAACTTCTTCGGCGGCTTCGACGGCTACACGGTCGGCAACCTGCGCGAAATCAAGCGCATCTTCGACCTGATCGGCGCCGAGTACACCATCATCGGCGACAACTCCGACGTCTGGGATACCCCGGCCGATGGCGAGTTCCGCATGTATGACGGCGGCACGAAGCTCGAAGACGTCGCCAAGGCTGTGAACGCCAAGGCCACGATCTCGATGCAGGAATTCTCCACGGAGAAGACGCTCGACTACATCAAGACGTGGGGCCAGGAGACGGTTGCGCTCAACCATCCGCTTGGCGTTGCCGGCACCGACAAGTTCCTTCAGGAAGTGTCGCGCCTCACCGGCAAGCCGATCCCGGACGCGCTGAAGAAGGAGCGCGGCCGCCTCGTCGACGCGATCGCGGACAGCCACAACCACATCCACGGCAAGAAGTTCGCGATTTACGGCGATCCGGACCTCTGCCTCGGCCTCGCGGCGTTCCTGCTCGAACTCGGCGCCGAGCCGACCACGATCCTTTCCACCAACGGCGGCAAGACGTGGGAAAAGAAGGTTCGCGAACTCCTCGCTTCCTCGCCCTTCGGCAAGGATTGCGAAGTTTACGCGGGCAAGGATCTCTGGCACCTGCGTTCGCTGCTCTTCACGCGCCCGGTCGATTTCCTCATCGGAAACACCTACGGCAAGTATCTTGAGCGCGACACCGGCACGCCGCTGATCCGCATCGGCTTCCCGATCTTCGACCGCCACCATCTGCACCGTTACCCGGTGTGGGGCTATCAGGGCGCGCTGAATGTTCTCGTCTGGATCCTCGACAAGGTCTTCAGCGAAATGGACGCTCACTCGAACGTGGCTGGCAAGACCGACATCAGCTACGACATCATCCGCTAA
- the nifE gene encoding nitrogenase iron-molybdenum cofactor biosynthesis protein NifE: protein MSTVANKIQDVFNEPGCEINQAKGAKERKKGCSKALQPGGAAGGCAFDGAKIALQPITDVAHLVHGPIACEGNSWDNRHSSSSGSKLYRMSFTTDMSEQDVIFGGEKRLWKSIKEIVDKYAPPAVFVYQTCVPAMIGDDIDAVCKKASEKFGTPCIPVQAPGFVGSKSLGNKLGGEALLDHVIGTQEPDYTTPYDINIIGEYNLVGELWQVKPLLDELGIRILASISGDAKYHEVARSHRAKAAMMVCSRAMINVARKMEERYGIPFFEGSFYGIGDMSDTLRQMAALLVKQGAPDDIIARTEAVIEREEKKAWAAIATFRERLLGKRVLLITGGVKSWSMVAALQEGGMEIAGTSVKKSTKEDKDKIKEIMGQDAHMIEDMKPREMYAMLKSAKADIMLSGGRSQFVALKAKMPWLDINQERHYAYAGYVGMVELVRQIDKALSNPVWQQVRTAAPWDEVSWEERADEANAADAAALAANAEAKTKADRAKILCNCSGVETGFVEDIIRANKLTRAEDVAGYVKIGTGCKSCAPHLDALLERINGTDVVPANSNKAA from the coding sequence ATGAGCACAGTGGCGAACAAGATCCAGGACGTTTTCAACGAACCGGGTTGCGAGATCAATCAGGCCAAGGGCGCGAAGGAACGCAAGAAGGGTTGTTCAAAGGCATTGCAGCCCGGCGGAGCCGCCGGCGGTTGCGCCTTCGACGGTGCGAAGATCGCGCTTCAGCCCATTACCGACGTCGCCCACCTCGTGCACGGCCCTATCGCCTGCGAGGGAAATTCCTGGGACAACAGACATTCCTCGTCGTCCGGCTCCAAGCTCTACCGCATGAGCTTCACCACCGACATGAGCGAGCAGGATGTGATTTTCGGCGGCGAAAAGCGCCTCTGGAAATCCATCAAGGAAATCGTCGACAAATACGCTCCGCCCGCCGTCTTCGTCTATCAGACCTGCGTGCCCGCCATGATCGGCGACGACATCGACGCAGTTTGCAAGAAGGCGAGCGAGAAATTCGGCACGCCGTGCATTCCGGTGCAGGCTCCCGGCTTCGTCGGCTCCAAGAGCCTCGGCAACAAGCTCGGCGGCGAGGCGTTGCTCGACCACGTGATCGGCACGCAGGAGCCGGATTACACGACGCCCTACGACATCAATATCATCGGCGAATACAATCTCGTCGGCGAGCTGTGGCAAGTGAAGCCGCTTCTCGACGAACTCGGCATCCGCATCCTCGCCAGCATCTCCGGCGACGCGAAATATCATGAGGTGGCCCGCTCGCACCGCGCCAAGGCTGCGATGATGGTGTGCAGCCGCGCCATGATCAACGTCGCTCGCAAGATGGAAGAGCGCTACGGCATCCCGTTCTTCGAGGGATCGTTCTACGGCATCGGCGACATGAGCGACACGCTCCGTCAGATGGCCGCGCTTCTCGTGAAGCAGGGTGCGCCGGACGACATCATCGCCCGCACCGAGGCCGTGATCGAGCGCGAGGAAAAGAAGGCCTGGGCGGCGATTGCAACCTTCCGCGAGCGCCTTCTCGGCAAGCGCGTTCTCCTCATCACGGGCGGCGTCAAGAGCTGGTCGATGGTCGCCGCGCTTCAGGAAGGCGGCATGGAAATCGCCGGCACGAGCGTCAAGAAGTCCACGAAAGAGGACAAGGACAAGATCAAGGAGATCATGGGCCAGGACGCGCACATGATCGAAGACATGAAGCCGCGCGAAATGTACGCGATGCTGAAGAGTGCGAAAGCCGACATCATGCTGTCTGGCGGACGCTCGCAGTTCGTCGCGCTGAAGGCGAAAATGCCGTGGCTCGACATCAATCAGGAGCGCCACTACGCCTATGCGGGCTATGTCGGCATGGTGGAACTCGTCCGCCAGATCGACAAGGCGCTGTCGAATCCCGTCTGGCAGCAGGTCCGCACCGCCGCGCCGTGGGACGAGGTGAGCTGGGAAGAACGCGCCGACGAGGCGAATGCAGCCGATGCCGCCGCCCTCGCGGCCAACGCCGAGGCGAAGACCAAGGCCGACCGCGCGAAAATCCTCTGCAACTGCAGCGGCGTCGAAACCGGCTTCGTCGAAGACATCATCCGCGCGAACAAGCTGACTCGCGCCGAGGATGTGGCCGGCTATGTGAAGATCGGCACCGGGTGCAAATCCTGCGCGCCGCATCTCGACGCGCTTCTCGAACGCATCAACGGCACCGACGTCGTCCCCGCGAACTCCAACAAGGCTGCGTGA
- the nifN gene encoding nitrogenase iron-molybdenum cofactor biosynthesis protein NifN → MARVELSKKACSVNPLKMSQPIGGALAFLGLNKCMPLLHGSQGCTSFGLVLFVRHFREAIPMQTTAMSEVSTVLGGFENVEQAILTIANRTKPEVIGICSTGVTEVKGDDVDGFLKLVRQNHPELDHIKLVYVSTPDFEGALEDGWRKAVTRMVEQLVDTPPPGAAREPNRVNILPGSHLTPGDLDELRDICEAFGLEPTFLPDLSGSLDGHMPEDFTPTTIGGASVNDIAGMGRAAFTIAIGEQMREAAVALEAKTGVPFRVFDRLTGLAPNDALMALLMKISGRPAPNKIKRQRSQLLDAMLDGHFSFGGKTIAVGAEPDLLYGITSFLTEMGATVGAAVTSTQSPILHKVPVEEVLVGDLEDFEHRAKGMDLLVTHSHGRQASERLRIPLFRYGLPTFDRLGAAHRVSVGYRGTRSLIFDIGNVFMSELHEATPDTWADNLASHREGSHDDTQTAAH, encoded by the coding sequence ATGGCCCGCGTCGAACTCTCGAAGAAAGCGTGTTCGGTCAACCCGCTGAAGATGAGCCAGCCCATCGGCGGCGCGCTCGCCTTTCTCGGCCTCAACAAGTGCATGCCGCTGCTGCACGGCAGCCAGGGCTGCACCTCCTTCGGTCTGGTGCTGTTCGTCCGCCATTTCCGGGAGGCGATTCCGATGCAGACGACCGCCATGAGCGAGGTTTCGACCGTGCTCGGCGGCTTCGAGAATGTGGAACAGGCGATCCTGACGATCGCCAATCGCACCAAACCGGAGGTCATCGGCATCTGCTCGACGGGCGTCACCGAGGTCAAGGGCGACGATGTCGACGGCTTCCTGAAGCTCGTGCGGCAGAACCACCCCGAACTCGACCATATCAAGCTTGTCTACGTTTCGACGCCCGACTTCGAAGGCGCGCTTGAGGATGGCTGGCGCAAGGCCGTCACGCGCATGGTGGAGCAGCTCGTCGACACGCCGCCACCAGGCGCCGCGCGCGAGCCCAACCGCGTGAACATCCTGCCCGGTTCGCATCTGACGCCGGGCGACCTCGATGAGCTGCGCGATATCTGCGAGGCGTTCGGCCTCGAACCCACCTTCCTGCCCGACCTGTCCGGCTCGCTCGACGGCCATATGCCGGAAGACTTCACGCCGACCACGATCGGCGGCGCGAGCGTGAACGACATCGCGGGCATGGGCCGCGCCGCGTTCACCATTGCCATCGGCGAGCAGATGCGCGAGGCCGCCGTCGCGCTCGAAGCGAAGACGGGCGTGCCGTTCCGCGTCTTCGACCGCCTCACCGGGCTGGCGCCGAACGATGCGCTGATGGCGCTTTTGATGAAGATCAGCGGCCGCCCCGCCCCGAACAAGATCAAGCGCCAGCGTTCGCAGTTGCTCGACGCCATGCTCGACGGACATTTCTCCTTCGGCGGCAAGACCATCGCGGTCGGCGCCGAGCCGGACCTGCTCTACGGCATCACGAGCTTCCTGACCGAGATGGGCGCAACCGTCGGCGCGGCGGTCACCTCGACACAGTCGCCGATCCTTCACAAGGTGCCGGTTGAGGAAGTGCTCGTCGGCGACCTTGAGGATTTCGAACACCGCGCGAAGGGCATGGACCTTCTCGTAACCCACAGCCACGGGCGGCAAGCTTCCGAGCGCTTGCGTATCCCGCTGTTCCGCTACGGCCTGCCGACATTCGACCGGCTCGGCGCAGCGCATCGCGTCTCGGTCGGCTATCGCGGCACGCGTTCGCTGATCTTCGATATCGGGAACGTCTTCATGAGCGAACTTCACGAAGCGACGCCCGACACCTGGGCTGATAATTTGGCATCGCACCGCGAGGGTAGCCATGATGATACGCAGACTGCGGCTCATTAA
- the nifX gene encoding nitrogen fixation protein NifX: MKVAFATQDLKRVDSHFGWSPNIAVYEISAEDSNLVEVFVFEPTGQDGNDDKLAPKIEAIKDCAILYVTSIGGSGAARAVQAGLHPIKLPQPEPIEDLIAKLQTVLKGNPPPWLRKALLKGKERKLDFEDEEEAVHG, from the coding sequence ATGAAAGTCGCTTTTGCAACCCAAGACCTGAAGCGCGTGGATTCGCATTTCGGGTGGTCGCCGAACATAGCGGTCTACGAGATTTCCGCCGAGGATTCGAATCTCGTCGAAGTGTTCGTGTTCGAGCCGACCGGGCAGGACGGCAACGACGACAAGCTCGCGCCGAAGATCGAGGCGATCAAGGACTGCGCGATCCTCTACGTCACATCGATCGGCGGCTCCGGTGCCGCGCGCGCGGTACAGGCGGGCCTGCACCCGATCAAGCTCCCCCAGCCGGAACCAATCGAAGATCTCATCGCCAAGCTTCAGACCGTTCTGAAGGGCAACCCGCCCCCATGGCTGCGCAAGGCGCTGCTCAAGGGCAAGGAACGCAAGCTCGATTTCGAAGACGAGGAGGAAGCGGTTCATGGCTGA
- a CDS encoding NifX-associated nitrogen fixation protein translates to MADAETVEKDLTKSVFFTELVKQWRAQDSYGAWDKKTDLELLEPYILDKEKRKQIPIMGDPDPETIWRLEIFYNAVGLSIERATGIMVSPIMKMHHEGFGRMVLTAGRLVVVNKHLRDVHRFGFDSYEKLVSDGEKLVASAIEMIEKFPEVAKY, encoded by the coding sequence ATGGCTGACGCAGAGACGGTCGAAAAGGATCTCACGAAGTCGGTGTTTTTCACCGAACTGGTCAAACAGTGGCGCGCGCAGGACTCCTACGGCGCATGGGACAAGAAGACCGACCTCGAACTGCTTGAGCCGTACATCCTCGACAAGGAAAAGCGCAAGCAGATCCCTATCATGGGCGATCCCGACCCGGAGACGATCTGGCGGCTCGAAATTTTCTATAACGCCGTGGGCCTCTCGATCGAACGTGCAACCGGCATCATGGTCTCGCCGATCATGAAGATGCATCACGAGGGCTTCGGCCGCATGGTGCTGACAGCGGGCCGCCTTGTGGTCGTGAACAAGCACCTGCGCGATGTGCACCGCTTCGGCTTCGACAGCTACGAGAAGCTCGTATCGGATGGCGAGAAGCTGGTCGCGTCCGCCATCGAGATGATCGAGAAGTTCCCCGAAGTGGCGAAGTATTGA
- a CDS encoding CCE_0567 family metalloprotein: MSSIEELKAEIKKLSPKATQAKMDLHDLSEDLPTNWENILDVAQKAYDAYALLEKKRAELKQLEAA; this comes from the coding sequence ATGAGCTCTATCGAGGAGTTGAAAGCGGAGATCAAGAAGCTGTCGCCGAAAGCTACGCAGGCGAAGATGGACCTGCATGACCTTTCGGAAGATCTGCCGACCAACTGGGAAAACATCTTGGACGTGGCGCAAAAGGCGTATGACGCCTATGCGCTCCTTGAGAAGAAGCGCGCGGAGCTGAAGCAGCTCGAAGCGGCGTAA
- the fdxB gene encoding ferredoxin III, nif-specific has protein sequence MANLTRDGREWEPNFLIEINPETCIGCGRCFKVCDRDVMTLKGVTDEGELVSLDGDDDDDDDEFERKIMVLSDAGNCIGCSACHRVCPRACQTFSTTPPAL, from the coding sequence ATGGCAAACTTGACACGCGACGGCCGCGAGTGGGAGCCGAACTTTCTCATCGAAATCAATCCTGAAACCTGTATCGGCTGCGGCCGCTGCTTCAAGGTTTGCGACCGCGATGTCATGACGCTGAAAGGCGTAACCGACGAAGGCGAACTCGTCTCGCTCGACGGCGATGATGACGACGACGACGATGAATTCGAGCGCAAGATCATGGTCCTCTCGGATGCCGGCAACTGCATCGGATGCAGCGCATGCCATCGCGTCTGCCCGCGAGCCTGCCAGACCTTCTCCACGACCCCGCCTGCCCTTTGA
- a CDS encoding nitrogen fixation protein NifQ yields the protein MSVQNSPEGFTISSARNVYSMLMEAKAPGTDAFDAHVIACILAISFAEAKAEHIPLVDAVGLEADQLTDLVETCFPDALAWLSRDIGRRDIARSADEACLLDLLKSGAGRQTVFAHRLAALVARRAQRPNHLWQDLGLRHRGDLSELMKRHFAPLARRNSHDMKWKKFLYRMICADAAFSLCTAPSCAECGDFETCFGDETGESLLARGRRAADLHGSRSAA from the coding sequence ATGTCAGTGCAGAACTCTCCCGAAGGTTTCACCATTTCTTCCGCAAGGAATGTCTATTCCATGCTGATGGAGGCGAAAGCTCCGGGCACCGATGCCTTCGATGCGCATGTGATTGCGTGTATTCTTGCAATTTCCTTTGCCGAGGCGAAAGCGGAGCACATTCCGCTGGTCGATGCCGTCGGCCTCGAAGCAGACCAACTGACCGATCTTGTCGAAACATGCTTCCCGGATGCGCTCGCGTGGCTCAGCCGCGACATTGGTCGGCGTGACATCGCGCGGAGCGCCGATGAAGCCTGTCTCCTCGATCTCCTGAAGAGCGGCGCTGGCAGGCAAACCGTCTTCGCGCACCGCCTCGCCGCGCTCGTGGCCCGCCGCGCGCAGCGCCCGAACCACCTCTGGCAGGATCTCGGCCTTCGCCATCGGGGCGATCTTTCCGAACTGATGAAACGCCATTTCGCGCCGCTCGCCCGCCGCAACAGCCACGACATGAAGTGGAAGAAGTTCCTCTATCGCATGATCTGCGCGGACGCCGCCTTTTCGCTTTGCACCGCGCCGAGCTGCGCGGAGTGCGGCGACTTCGAAACATGCTTCGGCGACGAGACGGGCGAGTCGCTCCTTGCGCGCGGGCGCCGCGCCGCCGATCTGCATGGCAGCCGTTCCGCCGCTTGA